Proteins encoded by one window of Mycolicibacterium cosmeticum:
- the nuoH gene encoding NADH-quinone oxidoreductase subunit NuoH: MRGDLSAFGHDPWWLIAAKAVAVFAFLLLTVLAAILAERKVLARMQMRIGPNRVGPRGLLQSLSDGIKLALKEGIVPAGADKPVYLIAPVIAVVPAILAFAVIPMGPTVSILGHATPLQLTDIPVAVLYVLATTSVGVYGIVLGGWASGSTYPLLGGLRSSAQVVSYEIAMALSFAAVFVTAGTMSTSGIVAAQHKVWFAVLLAPSFLVYVTAMVGETNRAPFDLPEAEGELVGGFHTEYSSLKFAMFMLAEYVNMTTVSALATTLFLGGWQAPWPMSMLDGANSGWLPLVWFSAKVWGFLFLFIWLRAALPRLRYDQFMALGWKLLIPASLLWMLVVATLATFGGPDQSPAPAAAAGVAVLALVTGIITWRSRRARRRAGSVQPPAEHPRVERNITAAEDYADV; the protein is encoded by the coding sequence ATGCGGGGTGACTTGTCGGCCTTCGGTCATGACCCGTGGTGGCTCATCGCGGCGAAAGCCGTCGCGGTCTTCGCCTTCCTGTTGTTGACCGTCTTGGCGGCCATCCTGGCCGAGCGCAAGGTCCTGGCGCGGATGCAGATGCGTATCGGCCCGAACCGGGTGGGTCCCCGCGGGCTGCTGCAGTCGCTCTCGGACGGCATCAAATTGGCGCTCAAAGAGGGCATCGTGCCGGCCGGCGCGGACAAGCCGGTCTACCTGATCGCCCCGGTGATCGCTGTCGTCCCGGCGATCTTGGCCTTCGCCGTCATCCCGATGGGCCCGACGGTGTCGATTCTCGGGCACGCCACGCCCCTTCAGCTCACCGACATACCGGTGGCGGTGCTCTACGTGCTGGCCACCACCTCGGTGGGCGTGTACGGCATCGTCCTGGGCGGCTGGGCATCGGGCTCGACCTATCCGCTGCTGGGCGGATTGCGATCGTCCGCCCAAGTGGTCTCCTACGAGATCGCCATGGCGCTGTCCTTCGCGGCGGTGTTCGTGACGGCCGGCACGATGTCGACGTCGGGCATTGTCGCCGCCCAGCACAAGGTGTGGTTCGCCGTGTTGCTGGCACCGTCCTTCCTCGTCTACGTCACGGCGATGGTCGGTGAAACCAACCGGGCCCCTTTCGATCTCCCGGAGGCCGAAGGTGAATTGGTCGGCGGGTTCCACACCGAGTACTCGTCGCTGAAGTTCGCCATGTTCATGCTCGCCGAATACGTGAACATGACCACCGTGTCGGCATTGGCGACCACCCTTTTCCTGGGCGGCTGGCAGGCCCCGTGGCCGATGTCCATGCTCGACGGCGCCAACAGCGGCTGGCTCCCGCTGGTGTGGTTCAGCGCGAAGGTCTGGGGATTCCTGTTCCTGTTCATCTGGTTGCGGGCAGCCCTTCCCCGGCTGCGCTACGACCAGTTCATGGCGTTGGGCTGGAAGCTACTCATCCCGGCGTCGCTGCTCTGGATGCTGGTGGTCGCCACGCTCGCCACCTTCGGCGGGCCGGATCAATCCCCCGCACCGGCCGCCGCGGCAGGCGTAGCGGTCCTGGCCCTGGTCACCGGAATCATCACCTGGCGTAGCCGCAGGGCGCGTCGCCGGGCCGGCAGCGTCCAGCCGCCGGCCGAACACCCACGGGTGGAACGCAACATCACCGCCGCCGAGGACTACGCCGATGTCTAG
- the nuoI gene encoding NADH-quinone oxidoreductase subunit NuoI: MSRFDPVAGFAITFGAMFKKPVTEQYPEERPPTAARYHGRHQLNRYPDGLEKCVGCELCAWACPADAIYVEGADNTEDQRFSPGERYGRVYQINYLRCIGCGLCIEACPTRALTMTGEFELADDNRADLVYDKDSLLAPLQPGMTAPPHPMTPETTARDYYLSESDGAAAARTEPR; this comes from the coding sequence ATGTCTAGATTCGATCCCGTCGCCGGATTCGCGATCACCTTCGGTGCGATGTTCAAGAAACCGGTGACCGAGCAGTACCCGGAGGAAAGACCCCCGACCGCTGCACGCTATCACGGTCGCCATCAGCTCAACCGGTATCCCGACGGGCTGGAGAAATGCGTCGGCTGCGAGTTGTGTGCGTGGGCCTGCCCCGCCGATGCCATCTATGTGGAAGGTGCCGACAACACCGAGGACCAACGGTTCTCACCGGGTGAGCGTTACGGCCGCGTCTACCAGATCAACTACCTGCGCTGCATCGGTTGCGGCCTGTGCATCGAGGCGTGCCCCACCCGGGCCCTCACCATGACCGGTGAGTTCGAACTGGCCGATGACAACCGCGCCGACCTGGTCTACGACAAGGACAGCCTGCTGGCACCGTTGCAACCCGGAATGACGGCGCCACCACACCCCATGACACCCGAAACCACCGCTCGGGATTACTACCTGTCCGAGTCCGACGGCGCTGCGGCAGCTCGAACGGAGCCACGATGA
- a CDS encoding NADH-quinone oxidoreductase subunit J yields the protein MTLLAAPALAATSTGETAMFWILAPVAVIGAVGTVMATRAVYSAMLLGMTMLVLAVLYVALDAAFLGVVQVVVYTGAVMMLFLFVLMLVGVDRHESLRETIRRHRPLSLLAATGFTLLLVVSIGHAQPTAPTESDRSASDGNLHGLATMIFTRYFWVFELTGALMITAALAAMVLVHRERFETRKTQREMAIERFRTGGRPTPLPSPGVYAQHNAVDMPARLPDGSAAAGSVAGATPPRNIPPHEADTPAPKPPLRLVTSMSQRDTAWVDRWAATGGVPRNGRVPNGGGPLDGDGR from the coding sequence ATGACCCTGCTTGCAGCCCCGGCGCTCGCCGCAACCTCCACCGGTGAGACAGCGATGTTCTGGATTCTGGCACCGGTCGCGGTCATCGGCGCGGTGGGTACCGTAATGGCCACTCGCGCCGTGTATTCGGCAATGCTGCTCGGCATGACGATGCTCGTCCTCGCGGTGCTGTATGTGGCGTTGGACGCGGCGTTCCTCGGGGTGGTTCAGGTGGTCGTGTACACCGGCGCCGTCATGATGTTGTTCCTGTTCGTCCTCATGCTGGTCGGCGTCGACCGTCACGAATCTCTCCGCGAGACCATCCGCAGACACCGACCACTGTCGCTGCTGGCGGCCACCGGCTTCACGCTGCTCCTCGTCGTGAGCATCGGCCATGCACAGCCGACCGCGCCAACGGAATCCGACCGATCCGCCTCCGACGGAAACCTGCACGGCTTGGCCACGATGATCTTCACCCGCTACTTCTGGGTTTTCGAGTTGACCGGCGCGTTGATGATCACGGCGGCGCTGGCCGCGATGGTGCTGGTGCACCGCGAACGATTCGAGACACGAAAAACGCAGCGGGAGATGGCCATCGAGCGGTTCAGGACTGGCGGCCGTCCAACGCCACTGCCCAGTCCCGGCGTCTACGCGCAGCACAATGCCGTCGACATGCCCGCCCGGCTGCCCGACGGGTCGGCGGCCGCGGGCTCCGTCGCCGGCGCCACGCCTCCACGCAACATCCCGCCGCACGAAGCCGATACACCCGCCCCGAAACCACCGCTGCGCCTGGTGACCTCGATGTCCCAGCGGGACACCGCCTGGGTCGATCGATGGGCAGCCACCGGCGGCGTCCCCCGCAACGGTCGAGTACCCAACGGTGGTGGCCCCCTGGACGGTGATGGTCGATGA
- the nuoK gene encoding NADH-quinone oxidoreductase subunit NuoK: MNPLYYVYLSAALFTIGALGVLVRRNVVVVFMCVELMLNATNLCLVSFSRIHHNLDGQLLAFFTMVVAACEVVVGLAIIMSIFRTRRSTDVDDASLFRG, encoded by the coding sequence ATGAATCCGCTGTACTACGTCTACCTGTCCGCGGCGCTGTTCACCATCGGCGCTCTCGGTGTTCTGGTGCGCCGCAACGTCGTCGTGGTGTTCATGTGTGTGGAGTTGATGCTCAACGCCACAAACCTGTGCCTCGTCTCGTTCTCCCGGATCCACCACAATCTGGACGGTCAGCTGCTGGCCTTCTTCACCATGGTGGTGGCCGCCTGTGAAGTGGTGGTCGGGCTGGCCATCATCATGTCGATCTTCCGCACCCGCAGGTCGACCGATGTCGACGACGCCAGTCTGTTCAGGGGCTGA
- the nuoL gene encoding NADH-quinone oxidoreductase subunit L, which yields MTADPIWLMIALPAAGAAVLLLTGRHADRWGHLMGCATAITAFGAAGWQFLAMTGRPADHRAVHHVLYTWLPVDGLHVDAGLRLDQLSMCFALLITGVGALIHVYSVGYMAGDPGRRRFFGYLNLFVAAMLLLVLADNYLVLYAGWEGVGLASYLLIGFWDDRPAAATAARKAFVVNRVGDVGLALAMLVMFGELGTVAFDGVFAGADGLGGNTVTVVAVLLLFAACGKSAQVPLQSWLGDAMEGPTPVSALIHAATMVTAGVYLIIRSGPVFELAPVAQTAVTCVGAITLLLGAVIGCAKDDIKKALAASTMSQIGYMVLAAGLGPAGYPVAILHLITHGFFKAGLFLGAGSVMHAMDDEVDMRRFGGLRRALPITFVTFGLGYLAIIGIPPLAGFFSKDAIIEAAFAAGGARGMILGGATLLGAGLTAFYMTRVMLMTFFGERRWTPGTSPHEAPAMMWWPMVLLAVGSVASGALLVVGGALQRWLAPVLGPQAHEPGTHDGALTAVTLAVVAAGILVAYRRYGNRPIADTARTGGVLATAARRDLYADALNEAVFMRPGQRLVAMLADGVETGTAAATVRIGGLIHVCAERLRLSQNGFARSYALVLFSGAALALATILGVRLW from the coding sequence ATGACGGCCGATCCCATCTGGTTGATGATCGCCCTGCCCGCCGCCGGTGCGGCAGTCCTGCTGTTGACGGGCAGGCACGCGGACCGCTGGGGCCACCTCATGGGCTGCGCCACCGCGATCACCGCATTCGGTGCGGCAGGCTGGCAGTTCCTCGCCATGACGGGACGGCCCGCCGACCACCGCGCTGTGCACCACGTGCTCTACACGTGGCTACCGGTCGACGGTTTGCACGTCGATGCGGGGTTGCGGCTGGATCAGTTGTCGATGTGCTTCGCGCTGCTGATCACCGGGGTCGGCGCGCTGATCCACGTCTATTCGGTGGGTTATATGGCCGGCGATCCGGGGCGGCGACGCTTCTTCGGCTACCTCAATCTGTTCGTCGCGGCGATGCTGCTGCTGGTGCTCGCCGACAACTACCTGGTCTTGTATGCCGGCTGGGAAGGGGTCGGGCTGGCGTCGTACCTGCTGATCGGTTTCTGGGATGACCGTCCCGCCGCCGCCACCGCCGCCAGGAAGGCCTTCGTGGTGAATCGGGTGGGTGACGTCGGGCTGGCGCTGGCGATGCTGGTCATGTTCGGCGAACTCGGCACGGTCGCCTTCGACGGCGTGTTCGCCGGCGCCGACGGGCTCGGCGGCAACACCGTGACCGTCGTCGCCGTGCTGCTGCTGTTCGCGGCCTGCGGTAAGTCGGCCCAGGTACCGTTGCAGTCCTGGCTGGGTGACGCCATGGAAGGACCCACCCCCGTCTCGGCGCTCATCCACGCCGCCACCATGGTCACCGCGGGGGTGTACCTGATCATCCGGTCCGGGCCCGTGTTCGAACTGGCGCCCGTCGCCCAGACAGCCGTCACCTGTGTCGGCGCCATCACCCTGTTGCTGGGGGCGGTCATCGGATGCGCGAAGGACGACATCAAGAAGGCGCTGGCCGCATCCACCATGAGCCAGATCGGGTACATGGTCCTTGCCGCGGGTCTCGGGCCGGCCGGCTACCCGGTGGCGATCCTGCACCTGATCACCCACGGCTTCTTCAAGGCCGGGCTGTTCCTGGGCGCCGGGTCGGTGATGCACGCCATGGACGACGAGGTTGACATGCGCCGGTTCGGCGGCCTGCGCCGGGCTCTGCCCATCACCTTCGTCACCTTCGGGCTGGGTTACCTTGCCATCATCGGCATTCCGCCGCTGGCCGGGTTCTTCTCCAAGGACGCGATCATCGAGGCGGCCTTCGCTGCCGGTGGCGCGCGGGGCATGATCCTCGGCGGCGCCACCCTACTCGGCGCCGGCCTGACCGCGTTCTACATGACGCGGGTGATGCTGATGACCTTCTTCGGCGAAAGACGTTGGACGCCGGGTACTTCCCCGCACGAGGCGCCCGCGATGATGTGGTGGCCGATGGTGCTGCTGGCCGTCGGCTCGGTCGCCTCGGGCGCGCTGTTGGTGGTGGGCGGCGCCCTGCAGCGGTGGCTGGCACCGGTCTTGGGGCCCCAGGCCCACGAACCCGGAACCCACGACGGGGCACTGACCGCGGTGACCCTGGCGGTCGTAGCCGCTGGGATCCTGGTCGCATATCGCCGCTACGGGAACCGCCCGATAGCCGATACCGCGCGCACCGGCGGTGTTCTGGCCACGGCCGCGCGCCGTGACCTCTATGCCGACGCGCTCAACGAAGCCGTGTTCATGCGGCCCGGGCAGCGCCTGGTGGCCATGCTCGCCGACGGCGTCGAGACGGGGACCGCGGCGGCGACCGTTCGAATCGGCGGGCTGATCCACGTGTGTGCCGAGCGTCTGCGGTTGTCGCAGAACGGCTTCGCGCGGTCCTATGCGCTGGTTTTGTTCAGCGGTGCGGCACTGGCATTGGCCACCATCCTGGGAGTACGGCTGTGGTGA
- a CDS encoding NADH-quinone oxidoreductase subunit M: MVTGIPWLTVLWLVPVAGAVAVLAVPSDRQTPARWVGLGASLLTLIVSMVLVAAFDAGGGHYQFVEGEPWMATFGAGYTVGLDGIGLCMVVLTTGLIPILLIAGWHDGDGQGRSVHGHVALVLLVEAMVVLTFIALDVLLFYVFFEAMLIPMYFLVGRFGGTGGPAAAIRFLVYNLAGGLAMLVAVIWLYAAGTKNGHGTFDLRELVAAGAGDHGVERILFCGFMLAFAIKAPMWPLHTWLPDVATSAKPATAVLMMAIVDKVGTFGMLRYCLQLFPDAAAYFRPVLVALSVVAIVYGAVVAIGQTDIMRMIAYASLSHFGFITLGIFVMTSQGQTGATLYMVNHGISTAALVLTAGFLVSRTGTKLIAAHGGVRRVAPVLAVCFLLAGLASLALPGLAPFVSEFLVLIGSYDRYPVSAIFAASALVLSAIYILWAYQRMMTGPVSADAARARDLRPREIAVIAPLLASLLVLGCYPKPVLRVIDPVVVHTLDPTGIRGSAAAEGAHR, translated from the coding sequence GTGGTGACTGGCATTCCGTGGTTGACCGTACTGTGGCTGGTACCCGTGGCCGGCGCCGTCGCCGTGCTGGCGGTGCCCTCGGATCGCCAGACGCCGGCCCGCTGGGTGGGCTTGGGTGCGTCCCTGCTCACCCTGATCGTCAGCATGGTGCTCGTCGCCGCCTTCGATGCCGGCGGCGGACATTACCAGTTCGTCGAGGGCGAGCCCTGGATGGCGACCTTCGGCGCCGGGTACACCGTCGGCCTGGACGGTATCGGCTTGTGCATGGTGGTGCTCACGACAGGTCTCATCCCGATCCTGCTGATCGCGGGGTGGCACGACGGTGATGGCCAGGGGCGGTCGGTGCACGGTCATGTCGCACTCGTTCTCCTGGTGGAGGCGATGGTGGTGCTCACCTTCATCGCGCTGGACGTCCTGCTCTTCTACGTGTTCTTCGAAGCGATGTTGATCCCCATGTACTTCCTCGTCGGCCGGTTCGGGGGAACCGGCGGGCCCGCCGCGGCGATCAGATTCCTGGTCTACAACCTCGCCGGCGGCTTGGCCATGCTGGTCGCCGTGATCTGGCTGTACGCGGCCGGTACCAAAAACGGCCACGGCACTTTCGATCTGCGCGAGCTGGTGGCCGCCGGCGCGGGTGACCATGGCGTCGAGCGAATACTGTTCTGTGGATTCATGCTCGCCTTCGCGATCAAGGCACCGATGTGGCCGCTGCACACGTGGTTGCCCGACGTGGCGACATCCGCCAAACCCGCCACCGCGGTGCTCATGATGGCCATCGTGGACAAGGTCGGAACGTTCGGGATGTTGCGGTACTGCCTGCAGCTCTTCCCCGACGCCGCAGCATATTTCCGGCCGGTCCTCGTCGCACTCTCGGTCGTCGCGATCGTGTACGGCGCAGTGGTGGCCATCGGCCAGACCGACATCATGCGGATGATCGCCTATGCGTCCCTGTCGCATTTCGGCTTCATCACCCTGGGCATCTTCGTGATGACCAGCCAGGGCCAGACCGGCGCCACGCTGTACATGGTCAACCATGGCATCAGCACCGCCGCGCTGGTACTCACGGCGGGGTTCCTGGTGTCGCGCACCGGGACGAAACTCATCGCCGCCCACGGTGGAGTGCGGCGCGTCGCCCCGGTGCTGGCAGTGTGCTTCCTGCTCGCCGGTCTGGCCAGCTTGGCGTTGCCCGGGCTGGCACCCTTCGTCAGCGAATTCCTGGTCCTCATCGGGTCGTACGACCGATACCCGGTGTCGGCGATCTTCGCCGCGTCCGCTCTGGTGTTGTCCGCGATCTACATCCTGTGGGCCTATCAACGGATGATGACCGGACCGGTGAGTGCCGATGCCGCACGAGCCCGCGATCTGCGTCCTCGCGAGATCGCGGTGATTGCGCCGCTGTTGGCGTCGCTTCTGGTGCTCGGCTGCTACCCGAAACCCGTTCTGAGGGTGATCGATCCGGTGGTGGTGCACACGCTGGACCCGACCGGGATCCGCGGTTCTGCGGCGGCTGAAGGAGCGCATCGGTGA
- the nuoN gene encoding NADH-quinone oxidoreductase subunit NuoN, with the protein MVVSPSVEYGALSPMLIVLGAAVAGVFVEALLPRHLRYVAQRTLATAGLAAALIAVLALSGHRAGAAMGSVAVDGPTLFLQAAVLITGLLALAPIARHRLDAFAPAAALTPASAAERSATSLGIQQTEVFPLVMFTVSGMLLLPAAADLLTMFVSLEVLSLPLYVLCGLTRRRRVLAQESSLKYFLLGAFSSAFFLYGTALLYGCSGTFDLTGIAAAISAGHADPALASAGTALVAVGVLFKVGAVPFHAWVPDVYQGAPTPITGLMAAGTKLAGFGALLRLFYVALPGLMDQWRPLLGAVAVLTMVFGSVVMVSQTDVKRMLAYSSISTVGFVLLGVTAPNTGVAPTMFYVLVYGVSTVGAFTVIGLIRGGDGLEDNDIEHWAGFGRRSPLPAAALALFLLAAAGVPLTSGFVAKFGVFSASLAAGNGVLVLVAVACSAIAAYAYARVILTIFFAPAGGQTPELARATPATVVGVWVAAAATVLIGVAPQPLLSLASNAADFLH; encoded by the coding sequence ATCGTGGTGTCCCCCAGCGTCGAATACGGCGCGTTGTCGCCGATGCTCATCGTCCTCGGGGCCGCGGTGGCGGGCGTCTTCGTCGAAGCGCTGCTGCCGCGCCACCTCCGCTACGTCGCCCAGCGCACGCTCGCCACCGCCGGCCTCGCCGCCGCTCTGATCGCGGTGCTCGCCCTCTCCGGACATCGCGCCGGTGCCGCCATGGGGTCGGTCGCCGTCGACGGTCCCACCCTGTTCCTGCAAGCCGCCGTCCTGATCACCGGCCTCCTGGCGCTGGCCCCCATCGCCCGGCATCGATTGGATGCCTTCGCCCCTGCGGCCGCTCTCACGCCCGCTTCGGCCGCGGAACGTTCCGCCACCTCGCTCGGCATACAGCAGACGGAGGTCTTTCCGCTGGTGATGTTCACCGTCAGTGGGATGCTCCTGCTTCCGGCGGCCGCGGACCTGCTGACCATGTTCGTATCGTTGGAGGTGCTGTCCCTACCGCTGTACGTGCTGTGTGGGCTGACTCGCCGGCGCCGGGTGCTGGCTCAGGAGTCGTCGCTGAAATACTTTCTGTTGGGCGCCTTCTCGTCGGCATTCTTCCTGTACGGCACCGCCCTGCTGTACGGCTGTTCCGGCACCTTCGACCTCACCGGTATCGCCGCGGCCATCAGCGCCGGCCACGCCGATCCCGCGCTTGCCTCGGCGGGCACCGCCCTTGTCGCCGTGGGGGTGTTGTTCAAGGTCGGCGCCGTGCCATTCCACGCATGGGTACCCGATGTCTACCAGGGTGCCCCGACTCCGATCACCGGGCTGATGGCCGCCGGTACGAAACTCGCGGGCTTCGGGGCGCTGCTGCGGCTGTTCTATGTCGCCCTGCCGGGGTTGATGGACCAGTGGCGCCCGCTGCTGGGTGCGGTGGCGGTGCTGACCATGGTGTTCGGCAGCGTGGTGATGGTGTCCCAGACGGATGTCAAACGCATGCTGGCCTATTCGTCGATCTCCACCGTCGGGTTCGTGCTGCTCGGTGTGACCGCGCCGAACACCGGAGTGGCACCCACCATGTTCTACGTTCTCGTCTACGGCGTCAGTACGGTGGGTGCGTTCACCGTGATAGGACTCATTCGCGGTGGTGATGGGCTGGAAGACAACGATATCGAGCACTGGGCCGGCTTCGGCCGGCGTTCACCGCTTCCGGCCGCCGCGCTGGCACTGTTTCTCCTGGCAGCGGCGGGAGTACCACTGACGAGTGGATTCGTCGCCAAGTTCGGTGTCTTCTCCGCTTCGCTTGCGGCGGGCAACGGGGTCCTGGTACTGGTGGCCGTCGCCTGCAGCGCCATCGCCGCGTACGCCTATGCCCGGGTGATATTGACGATCTTCTTCGCTCCGGCCGGAGGGCAGACGCCGGAGCTTGCCCGAGCCACCCCGGCCACCGTCGTGGGCGTGTGGGTGGCCGCGGCGGCGACGGTGCTGATAGGTGTCGCACCACAGCCGCTGCTGTCACTGGCGAGCAACGCCGCAGATTTCCTGCATTGA
- a CDS encoding class I fructose-bisphosphate aldolase: MTSCPEIAATMMAPGKGILAADESVATMSKRLQENGVEPTAENRRIYRELLASAPGLSDSVSGIIFCDETLRQTFGDGTPFPLAVSALGILPGIKVDTGAKPCPGLDGETITEGLDGLPQRLAEYAAMGAAFAKWRAVFVIGEHTPSRGAIRANANALARYAAACQQAGIVPIVEPEVLMDGAHNRGVCRDVTNEIHAAVRAELALLNVDLAGIVLKPNMVVEGDRYIRPSTPEEVAELTVAVLRTWPDHLAGVAFLSGGQEPERATANLEAMQAHQTPWPLTFSFGRALVSPALSAWHGDPDLIGAGQEALLRHVRANGAAVRMRVAVQVN; the protein is encoded by the coding sequence ATGACCAGCTGCCCAGAGATCGCGGCGACGATGATGGCGCCAGGAAAAGGGATTCTGGCCGCGGACGAGAGTGTGGCCACCATGTCGAAACGGCTACAGGAGAACGGCGTCGAGCCGACCGCCGAGAATCGGCGAATCTACCGCGAGTTATTGGCTTCCGCTCCCGGACTGTCGGACAGCGTGTCCGGCATCATCTTCTGCGACGAGACGCTGCGCCAAACATTCGGTGACGGAACACCTTTCCCCCTGGCCGTATCGGCGCTCGGAATCCTGCCGGGTATCAAGGTGGACACCGGCGCCAAACCCTGCCCTGGTCTGGACGGTGAGACCATCACCGAAGGGCTGGACGGACTGCCCCAGCGGCTGGCCGAATACGCGGCCATGGGTGCTGCATTCGCGAAATGGCGCGCCGTGTTCGTCATCGGGGAACACACCCCGAGCCGGGGCGCGATCCGGGCCAACGCGAACGCGCTGGCCCGTTACGCCGCAGCCTGTCAACAGGCCGGCATCGTGCCAATCGTCGAGCCGGAGGTGTTGATGGACGGCGCCCACAATCGCGGTGTCTGTCGAGACGTGACGAACGAGATCCACGCCGCGGTGCGTGCCGAGTTGGCCCTGTTGAATGTCGATCTGGCGGGCATCGTGCTCAAACCGAACATGGTCGTCGAGGGTGACCGCTATATCCGGCCGTCCACACCGGAGGAGGTCGCCGAACTGACCGTGGCGGTGCTGCGGACGTGGCCCGACCACTTGGCCGGCGTGGCATTCCTGTCCGGCGGTCAGGAACCCGAGCGGGCGACGGCAAATCTGGAAGCGATGCAGGCGCACCAGACACCGTGGCCGTTGACGTTCTCGTTCGGCCGGGCGTTGGTGTCGCCGGCGTTGTCGGCATGGCACGGGGATCCGGACCTGATCGGTGCGGGCCAGGAGGCGCTGTTGCGGCACGTCCGGGCAAACGGTGCAGCGGTGCGGATGCGGGTTGCGGTGCAGGTGAATTGA
- a CDS encoding form I ribulose bisphosphate carboxylase large subunit, producing MTDRWNAGVIPYAEMGYWQPDYVPKDTDVLCAFRITPQQGVPPEEAGAAVAGESSTATWTVVWTDRLTTFEHYQAKCYRVDAVPNQPDQWIAWIAYDLDLFEEGSIANLTSSIIGNVFGFKPLKALRLEDMRIPTHYVKTFQGPAHGIVMEREHLNKFGRPLLGATTKPKLGLSARNYGRVVYEALRGGLDFTKDDENINSQPFMRWRDRFLFCMEAVNRAQAATGEIKGHYLNITAGTMEEMYERADFAKELGSVVVMIDLTIGYTAIQSMAKWARANGVLLHLHRAGHGTYTRQKAHGVSFRVISKWMRLAGVDHIHAGTVVGKLEGDPNTTAGFYDTLRMDSIKADPVKGLYFDQEWASMPGVMPVASGGIHAGQMHQLIHYLGEDVVLQFGGGTIGHPMGIAAGAEANRVALEAMIKARNEGRDYYAEGPEILKKAASRNRALDMALATWGDITFNYESTDTPDVVATATTS from the coding sequence ATGACAGATAGATGGAATGCAGGGGTCATCCCCTACGCCGAAATGGGTTATTGGCAACCGGATTACGTTCCCAAGGACACGGACGTACTGTGCGCCTTCCGGATCACACCGCAGCAGGGTGTGCCGCCGGAGGAAGCCGGGGCGGCCGTCGCGGGCGAATCGAGCACCGCGACATGGACGGTGGTGTGGACCGACAGACTCACCACCTTCGAGCACTACCAGGCCAAGTGCTATCGGGTCGATGCCGTCCCGAACCAGCCGGACCAGTGGATCGCCTGGATCGCTTACGATCTGGACCTCTTCGAAGAGGGATCGATCGCCAATCTCACCAGCTCGATCATCGGCAACGTGTTCGGGTTCAAGCCCCTGAAGGCGCTCCGGCTGGAGGACATGCGCATTCCGACCCACTACGTCAAGACATTCCAGGGTCCCGCGCATGGCATCGTGATGGAGCGCGAGCACCTCAACAAGTTCGGCCGTCCCCTGTTGGGCGCCACCACCAAACCGAAGCTCGGGTTGTCGGCCCGCAACTACGGTCGGGTGGTGTACGAGGCGCTGCGCGGCGGGCTGGATTTCACCAAGGACGACGAGAACATCAATTCGCAGCCGTTCATGCGGTGGCGGGACCGCTTCCTGTTCTGTATGGAGGCCGTCAACCGCGCCCAGGCTGCCACCGGTGAGATCAAGGGCCACTACCTCAACATCACCGCCGGCACCATGGAGGAGATGTACGAACGCGCCGACTTCGCCAAGGAGCTCGGCTCCGTGGTGGTGATGATCGATCTCACCATCGGTTACACCGCGATTCAGTCGATGGCCAAATGGGCCCGCGCCAACGGTGTTCTGCTCCATCTGCACCGGGCCGGACACGGCACCTACACCCGGCAGAAGGCCCACGGCGTGAGTTTCCGGGTGATCTCGAAGTGGATGCGGCTGGCCGGTGTCGACCACATCCATGCCGGCACCGTCGTCGGCAAGCTGGAGGGCGATCCCAACACGACTGCGGGGTTCTATGACACCCTGCGGATGGACTCCATCAAGGCCGATCCGGTCAAGGGCCTGTACTTCGACCAGGAATGGGCCTCGATGCCCGGTGTCATGCCGGTCGCCTCCGGCGGCATCCACGCCGGCCAGATGCACCAGTTGATCCATTACCTGGGCGAGGACGTGGTGCTTCAGTTCGGTGGCGGCACGATCGGCCATCCGATGGGTATCGCGGCCGGAGCCGAGGCCAACCGCGTCGCTCTCGAAGCAATGATCAAGGCGCGCAACGAAGGGCGCGATTACTACGCCGAAGGTCCAGAGATCCTCAAGAAGGCCGCATCCCGCAACCGGGCACTCGACATGGCACTCGCCACCTGGGGTGACATCACCTTCAATTACGAATCCACCGATACCCCGGATGTCGTCGCCACGGCGACGACGTCCTGA